One genomic region from Armatimonadota bacterium encodes:
- the def gene encoding peptide deformylase, which translates to MQIITVHHPRSSILRRKAKPVGRVTPEVVRWMDEMVEVMRAARGVGLAGPQVGLPHRIVVVEYGGKLYQLADPELVRMEGEEWGREGCLSIPGVTVDLRRASRVVVRAKNRRGRGVTIEAEGWLARIFQHEVDHLDGILITDRAERPEHIHRVEEELEVVG; encoded by the coding sequence GTGCAGATCATCACGGTGCACCATCCCAGATCGAGCATCCTCCGCCGCAAGGCGAAGCCCGTGGGCAGAGTGACCCCGGAGGTCGTGCGCTGGATGGACGAGATGGTGGAGGTCATGCGCGCGGCCCGGGGCGTGGGGCTCGCGGGGCCTCAAGTGGGTCTGCCGCACCGCATCGTGGTGGTGGAGTACGGAGGGAAGCTCTATCAACTGGCGGATCCCGAGCTGGTGCGGATGGAAGGGGAGGAGTGGGGGCGTGAGGGGTGTCTCTCCATCCCCGGGGTAACCGTGGACCTCCGGCGGGCGAGTCGGGTGGTGGTGCGGGCCAAGAACCGTCGGGGCCGGGGAGTCACCATCGAGGCCGAGGGGTGGCTGGCCCGCATCTTCCAGCACGAGGTGGACCACCTGGACGGGATCCTCATCACGGATCGGGCGGAGCGACCGGAGCACATCCACCGGGTGGAGGAGGAACTGGAGGTCGTGGGCTGA